One Leptolyngbya ohadii IS1 genomic window carries:
- a CDS encoding NB-ARC domain-containing protein — protein MSQRALAEDVALSLATVSNFLRGRPVDRATFIELCDRLSLDADSISEVELGINDIEIDNSSPVLLPSPPAVSPAFVQRQSWGEAIDVTTFYGRAADLATLRHWIKVDRCRLITLVGMGGIGKTTLSVKLAEQVQDDFQFVIWRSLRNAPLVEELLADLIGFLSQQQVVVAGSLDGRLNQFLALLRDTRCLVVLDNAESILSSDRRAGSYRSGYEGYSQVLKGVGETRHQSCLLLTSREKVRELNAREGVALPIRSLRLKGLEQGAAQEIIREKGFAVSDVEEKALIEAYAGNPLALKIAATTIQELFDGNTAEFLAQNTINFGDISELLDQQFNRLSALEKQVMIWLAIDREWTTLAELQQDMLPTVTARSAAGGNALRSLLEALESLQLRSLIEKTTPAEHQPKPVCFTQQPVVMEYVTQRLIDQVCEEIRNRTVAVFDHYALIKAQAKDYLRTTQVRLILKPIAEQLSAELGGLESVTHCLEQMLSILRSRPARQAGYAGGNLLNLLGHLGVKLNQLDFSHLAVWQAYLRGVSLQGVNFAGADLSQSVFTQTLGSLLSAAFSPDGTLLATGIDSEVCLWQVDESRQLLTCRGHIAWVQCIAFSPDGRLLASGSHDQTIRLWNVETGQCVKTLRGHTATVESIAFSADGQWLASGSHDHSIRLWDGQTWECLNVLKAHTRRVLSVEFGSAEKFGSAEPILVSSSDDGTVRVWDVEAGKCLQTIETNVNWVRSIALSPKGKLLVTGSDATAVQFWDWERGTCVKTLSYDSSQVWAVAFSPDGNLLATASEDRTVKIWSVETGNCLQTYQDHRERVWFVAFSALGQLVSISDDQTMKLWDVQTGRCLSTLNGYSNWVASIAFSADGMTIASGSEDNQIRLWNVETGECDKVLKGHTNLISSIAFFPEIANPVDSLIPPLSSQRLVSGSDDQTIKLWDGVTGECLQTFWGHGDWVQSVSISPDGKLLASASRDQTVRIWDALTGECLHLLRGHGDRVKSVAFDSTGMMLISGSNDGTVKLWQVRTGDCVQTFEGHEDWVLSVAFSPVGRWFASGSADGSIKLWDGKTGDCVRSLQGHTHRIRSIAFSLDGKMLASGGDDQTVRLWDVQTGNCVEVLLGHTHTVWSVAFSPQAARVASGSGDQTIRLWDIASGNCVKQMRLDRPYEGMNIEGVVGLTAAQRMTLKALGARE, from the coding sequence GTGAGTCAACGCGCCTTGGCAGAGGATGTAGCGCTATCGCTGGCGACGGTCAGTAACTTCCTGAGGGGAAGACCTGTCGATCGCGCCACGTTTATTGAGCTGTGCGATCGCCTTTCCCTAGACGCAGACTCGATCTCAGAGGTTGAACTGGGAATAAACGACATTGAAATAGACAATTCATCTCCAGTTTTGCTTCCGTCTCCTCCGGCGGTTTCTCCCGCGTTTGTTCAACGACAATCCTGGGGAGAGGCAATTGATGTTACAACCTTTTACGGACGGGCAGCTGACCTGGCAACCCTGCGGCATTGGATTAAGGTAGACCGCTGCCGCTTAATCACGCTGGTTGGGATGGGCGGTATCGGCAAAACCACGCTATCGGTCAAGCTTGCGGAACAGGTGCAGGACGACTTTCAGTTTGTCATCTGGCGATCGTTACGCAATGCTCCCCTTGTAGAAGAGCTACTGGCAGATTTAATTGGGTTTCTTTCCCAACAGCAGGTCGTAGTGGCAGGCTCATTGGATGGACGGCTGAATCAATTCCTGGCACTGCTGCGCGACACCCGCTGTCTGGTTGTACTCGATAATGCGGAATCCATTTTAAGCAGCGATCGGCGAGCGGGAAGCTATCGAAGCGGTTATGAAGGCTATAGTCAGGTTTTGAAAGGGGTGGGAGAAACACGGCACCAGAGCTGTTTGCTGCTGACCAGTCGAGAAAAGGTGCGGGAGTTAAATGCTAGAGAAGGAGTGGCGCTGCCCATTCGATCGCTGCGGCTAAAAGGTTTAGAGCAGGGGGCTGCCCAGGAGATTATCCGCGAGAAGGGATTTGCTGTCTCTGACGTCGAAGAAAAGGCTCTGATAGAAGCCTATGCTGGGAATCCCCTAGCTCTCAAGATCGCGGCGACGACAATTCAAGAGCTGTTTGATGGCAATACCGCCGAGTTCCTGGCGCAGAACACCATCAATTTTGGGGATATTTCGGAATTGCTGGATCAGCAGTTTAATCGACTCTCGGCGTTAGAGAAACAGGTCATGATCTGGCTGGCGATCGATCGCGAGTGGACAACATTAGCAGAACTACAGCAGGACATGCTGCCCACGGTTACTGCCCGATCCGCCGCAGGCGGCAACGCTTTGCGATCACTGCTGGAAGCACTGGAGTCATTGCAGCTTCGATCGCTGATTGAAAAGACAACGCCTGCGGAACACCAGCCCAAGCCCGTTTGCTTCACGCAGCAGCCTGTGGTGATGGAGTATGTCACCCAGCGCTTGATCGATCAGGTGTGCGAGGAGATTAGGAATAGAACGGTTGCTGTGTTTGACCACTATGCTCTGATTAAGGCGCAGGCAAAAGATTATCTCAGAACGACTCAGGTTCGCTTAATTCTAAAACCAATCGCCGAGCAGCTATCAGCAGAACTGGGCGGACTTGAGAGTGTAACCCACTGTCTGGAGCAAATGCTGTCAATTCTGCGATCGCGTCCAGCACGGCAGGCGGGCTATGCGGGGGGCAATTTGCTTAACTTGCTGGGACACCTGGGCGTGAAGCTAAATCAGCTAGATTTCTCCCATCTTGCCGTCTGGCAAGCCTATCTGCGAGGCGTTTCTTTGCAGGGGGTTAATTTTGCGGGGGCGGATTTGTCGCAATCGGTTTTTACACAAACGCTCGGCAGTCTACTGTCGGCAGCCTTTAGTCCGGATGGAACCCTGCTGGCAACCGGAATTGATAGTGAAGTTTGCCTGTGGCAGGTGGACGAAAGTCGGCAGCTATTGACCTGTCGAGGACATATTGCCTGGGTGCAGTGTATTGCCTTTAGTCCAGATGGAAGACTGCTGGCAAGTGGCAGCCATGACCAAACGATTCGCCTCTGGAATGTAGAAACGGGGCAGTGCGTTAAAACGCTGCGGGGACATACAGCAACGGTAGAGTCGATCGCCTTTAGTGCAGACGGACAGTGGTTGGCGAGCGGAAGCCATGATCACTCCATTCGGCTGTGGGATGGGCAGACCTGGGAATGCCTTAATGTCCTAAAGGCGCATACGCGACGGGTGCTGTCGGTCGAGTTTGGCAGCGCAGAAAAGTTTGGCAGCGCAGAACCGATCCTGGTCAGCAGCAGTGACGATGGGACGGTACGGGTCTGGGATGTAGAAGCGGGAAAATGTTTACAGACGATTGAGACAAACGTGAACTGGGTGCGATCGATCGCGCTTAGCCCTAAAGGAAAGCTGCTGGTGACGGGCAGTGACGCTACAGCGGTACAGTTTTGGGATTGGGAGCGTGGAACTTGTGTCAAGACTTTGTCCTACGATAGCAGTCAGGTTTGGGCGGTCGCCTTTAGTCCGGATGGAAATCTTTTAGCGACTGCTAGCGAAGATCGAACGGTCAAGATCTGGAGTGTTGAGACAGGTAACTGTTTACAGACTTATCAAGACCACCGGGAACGAGTCTGGTTTGTGGCGTTTAGTGCATTAGGGCAATTAGTTAGTATTAGCGATGATCAGACGATGAAATTATGGGATGTACAAACGGGAAGATGCCTCAGTACATTAAACGGATATAGTAACTGGGTTGCATCGATCGCCTTTAGTGCAGACGGAATGACGATCGCAAGCGGCAGCGAAGACAATCAGATTCGATTATGGAATGTAGAAACAGGCGAATGCGATAAAGTCCTTAAAGGACATACCAACCTGATTTCGTCGATCGCCTTTTTTCCAGAAATCGCTAATCCTGTAGACTCATTAATTCCGCCATTGTCCTCCCAGCGTTTGGTGAGCGGCAGCGACGATCAAACCATAAAACTGTGGGATGGAGTCACGGGAGAGTGTTTGCAGACGTTTTGGGGACATGGAGACTGGGTACAGTCGGTGAGTATCAGTCCAGACGGCAAACTGCTGGCAAGTGCGAGTCGGGATCAGACGGTGCGGATCTGGGATGCATTGACGGGGGAATGTTTACATCTGCTGCGAGGGCATGGCGATCGGGTTAAGTCGGTTGCTTTTGATTCGACTGGAATGATGCTGATCAGCGGTAGCAATGACGGTACGGTGAAGCTCTGGCAGGTGCGGACAGGCGACTGTGTGCAGACGTTTGAGGGGCATGAAGACTGGGTGCTATCGGTTGCGTTTAGCCCGGTGGGTCGGTGGTTTGCCAGCGGCAGTGCTGATGGTTCGATTAAGCTTTGGGATGGGAAAACGGGAGACTGTGTGCGATCGCT
- a CDS encoding transposase, whose amino-acid sequence MQQWQSQGLYLFFLPPYSSEMNPIEAQWHQLKTHEIAGRIFDNEYDLANAIIDSLEHRSQQGGWSLDRLTLKSA is encoded by the coding sequence CTGCAACAATGGCAGTCCCAGGGCTTATATCTTTTTTTCCTACCTCCGTACAGTTCAGAGATGAACCCGATTGAAGCACAGTGGCATCAACTCAAGACGCATGAGATTGCGGGCAGGATCTTTGACAATGAGTATGATTTAGCCAATGCCATCATAGATAGCTTAGAGCATCGTTCTCAACAAGGGGGATGGTCACTAGATCGTCTTACGCTTAAATCCGCCTAG
- a CDS encoding NB-ARC domain-containing protein, producing MEFSQALELINHLFVQHLLRPLTDVEILILRGGWERQTYGEIAATTGYASSYLHKDAGPQLWRNLSIVLGEPVSKTNFKSALERCDTLEVESLAECNLQTSTSPPILHCHTAWEEANTSWGEATDVSVFFGRSQEQETLHQWIIGNRCRFILLLGMGGIGKTALSIKVGQSVQSDFEFVIWRSLRNAPPILDLLLDLLKFLSQKQDLEAPRSVDLAIAQLLQLLRNYRCLLILDNVEAILQTGDRYGNYRSGYEGYGQLFRQVGETSHLSCLLITSRERPQNLATRFGQQLPMRCITVGGLSYEDGQALLSSIGNFSGTVPDRQSVIDRYAGNPLALKIMASFASEVFAGDLSQLLVFLGQSSYIFDDIRQLLDQQIQRLSDQEREVMTWLAIRREPVVLQELREDLVYPVPPHELLQVLADLQSRSLIEKVETLFTQQPVVMEYITTCLTEQMSQQICDWQVGDRINDQFLFQKYALIQAEAREYVRDMQSRLILQPVLARLTARFGDVTAIEQHLKQMLQAMRLNPTQPRGYAAGNIINILRQLGVDLAGYNFSQLPVWQADLQGITLHDVDFSQSDLSKSQFSQVFGWIPAIAFSPDGTYWAAGDSTGLIHLWFQQPQASQITLKAHDSFIFTIAISPDSRLLVSGSTSGTIKLWDARTGNCLSTLNAHHSIVWCVVFSQDSQWFASSCEDGTIKLWDCKTGSCFQTLNADQSSVRSIVLTSDQRYLVSGSADHLIKVWDLEQGKCIRTLTGHSHTVWTVAISPDDRYIVSGGNDYVIKLWDLRSGDCLYDFEGHTLQIWQVAFSPDGQTVASASMDQTVRLWNIQDRQCTACFRGHSSMVMSVAFAADGKTLASGGMDRLIKQWDLTNRTCARTWSGYRNIIWSVAFSADGKNIASSSLDGIVRRWQVANSLCMQTMKHPTEVHAIVLSPDDRWLVSGNLNTRSTLKVWDVETGNCFTTIPAHVGKVNSVCFHPEGELIASGGDDKNVQIFNLKHQQIDRVLQGHKAVIWSVAFSPDGKRLASGSFDQMVRIWDVASGQCLHTLSGHTNALTTIVFHPALPWIATASSDATVRLWSVETGVCDRILNDYQDVVMGIAFSPDGQTFATGSFDKTVRIWNVASWECRAIFSADSSVHCVAFSPDGQTLISGGDNGTLQLWDLRTQQCIKVLELPALYSGMNVRGARGLNAAQQSMLLKLGAIAR from the coding sequence ATGGAATTTTCTCAGGCTCTAGAACTCATCAACCATTTGTTTGTTCAGCATTTACTGCGCCCCTTAACGGATGTAGAAATCTTGATCTTACGTGGCGGCTGGGAACGCCAAACCTATGGGGAAATTGCCGCAACGACAGGTTATGCCAGTAGTTATTTACACAAAGATGCAGGTCCACAGCTCTGGCGAAACCTATCTATTGTTCTGGGAGAGCCAGTGAGTAAAACAAATTTTAAGTCTGCCCTGGAGCGATGCGATACGTTGGAAGTTGAAAGCCTTGCGGAGTGCAACCTGCAAACCTCAACCTCCCCCCCAATTCTGCACTGCCACACAGCTTGGGAAGAGGCGAACACTTCGTGGGGTGAAGCCACCGATGTCTCCGTTTTTTTCGGGCGATCGCAGGAACAGGAAACCCTGCACCAGTGGATCATTGGCAACCGTTGTCGATTTATTCTGCTGTTAGGCATGGGGGGTATTGGTAAAACTGCCCTCTCGATTAAAGTAGGACAGAGTGTGCAGTCCGACTTTGAATTTGTCATCTGGCGCAGTTTGCGAAATGCACCCCCTATTCTTGATCTATTACTGGATCTGCTCAAGTTTTTGTCTCAAAAACAAGATCTTGAAGCTCCTCGTAGCGTTGATCTGGCGATCGCCCAACTGCTTCAGCTATTGCGAAATTATCGCTGTTTGCTGATTCTAGATAATGTAGAAGCAATTTTGCAGACAGGCGATCGCTATGGGAACTACCGCTCCGGTTACGAAGGCTACGGTCAACTGTTCCGCCAGGTGGGTGAAACGTCACATCTAAGCTGTTTGCTCATCACCAGTCGAGAACGTCCCCAAAATTTAGCCACCAGGTTTGGACAGCAATTGCCCATGCGCTGTATAACCGTTGGGGGTCTCTCTTACGAGGATGGGCAGGCACTTTTGAGCAGCATCGGAAACTTTAGCGGCACAGTTCCAGACAGGCAATCTGTTATCGATCGCTACGCAGGTAACCCTTTGGCACTCAAGATCATGGCTTCGTTTGCAAGCGAGGTGTTTGCTGGAGATCTGAGCCAATTGCTGGTTTTCCTGGGACAATCCTCCTACATTTTTGATGACATTCGTCAATTGCTGGATCAACAGATTCAGCGCTTGAGCGACCAGGAACGAGAAGTGATGACGTGGCTTGCCATTCGACGAGAACCCGTTGTCCTACAAGAGTTACGCGAGGATTTAGTCTACCCCGTGCCGCCCCATGAACTGCTCCAGGTACTCGCAGATCTGCAAAGCCGCTCACTTATTGAGAAAGTAGAAACGTTGTTCACCCAACAGCCAGTGGTGATGGAGTACATCACAACCTGTTTAACAGAACAAATGAGTCAGCAGATTTGTGATTGGCAGGTGGGAGATAGGATCAATGACCAATTTCTATTTCAAAAATATGCCCTAATTCAGGCAGAGGCAAGAGAATACGTCAGAGATATGCAAAGCCGTTTGATTTTGCAGCCTGTCCTCGCTCGTCTTACAGCTCGTTTTGGGGACGTTACTGCAATAGAACAGCACTTGAAGCAAATGCTTCAGGCGATGCGGTTAAATCCCACTCAACCCAGGGGATATGCTGCTGGAAATATCATTAATATCCTGCGTCAATTGGGTGTGGATTTAGCGGGCTACAATTTTTCGCAGCTTCCTGTTTGGCAGGCAGACCTACAGGGAATCACGCTACACGATGTCGATTTCTCTCAGTCAGATTTGTCAAAATCTCAGTTCTCCCAAGTCTTTGGCTGGATTCCGGCGATCGCGTTCAGTCCCGACGGGACATACTGGGCTGCGGGAGATTCTACCGGATTAATTCATCTCTGGTTTCAGCAACCTCAAGCCAGCCAGATTACCCTTAAGGCGCACGACTCGTTTATCTTTACGATCGCGATTTCCCCTGATAGCCGCCTGTTGGTGAGTGGCAGCACAAGCGGTACGATTAAACTTTGGGACGCGAGAACGGGCAATTGTTTATCCACTCTGAACGCCCATCATTCAATTGTTTGGTGTGTTGTCTTTTCGCAAGATAGCCAATGGTTTGCTAGCAGTTGCGAAGATGGCACCATCAAACTTTGGGACTGCAAGACAGGCAGTTGTTTTCAGACGCTTAATGCCGATCAGTCATCGGTTCGATCGATCGTATTGACATCTGATCAGCGTTATTTAGTGAGCGGTAGCGCAGATCATCTGATCAAAGTATGGGATCTTGAGCAAGGAAAGTGTATCAGAACATTGACAGGTCACTCTCATACCGTGTGGACGGTAGCTATCTCGCCGGACGATCGATACATTGTTAGTGGTGGCAACGATTATGTGATTAAACTGTGGGATCTCCGATCGGGCGATTGCCTGTACGATTTTGAAGGGCATACGCTGCAAATTTGGCAGGTGGCATTTTCTCCAGATGGTCAAACCGTTGCCAGTGCCAGCATGGATCAAACCGTTAGACTCTGGAACATCCAGGACAGACAGTGCACGGCTTGTTTTCGGGGGCATAGCAGTATGGTGATGTCTGTCGCGTTTGCTGCCGATGGCAAAACACTCGCTAGCGGCGGCATGGATCGATTAATTAAACAATGGGATTTGACCAATAGAACCTGTGCCAGAACCTGGTCGGGATATCGCAACATTATTTGGTCAGTCGCCTTTTCTGCTGATGGAAAAAACATTGCTAGCAGCAGCCTGGATGGAATTGTACGACGCTGGCAGGTTGCCAACAGCCTGTGTATGCAAACGATGAAACATCCGACTGAAGTTCATGCGATCGTCCTCAGCCCAGATGATCGTTGGTTAGTCAGCGGTAATCTCAATACCCGTTCAACTCTGAAGGTATGGGACGTGGAAACCGGAAATTGTTTCACGACGATTCCAGCCCACGTTGGTAAAGTAAATTCCGTTTGCTTTCATCCAGAAGGTGAATTAATCGCTAGCGGTGGCGATGATAAAAATGTTCAAATCTTTAATCTCAAGCATCAACAAATTGATAGAGTTCTGCAAGGACACAAAGCAGTGATCTGGTCTGTGGCATTTTCACCCGACGGTAAACGGTTAGCGAGCGGCAGTTTCGACCAGATGGTGAGAATCTGGGATGTCGCCTCTGGACAATGCTTGCATACCCTGAGCGGACATACCAATGCCCTAACGACGATCGTATTTCATCCCGCGTTGCCCTGGATTGCCACTGCCAGTTCTGATGCAACGGTGCGGTTATGGTCCGTAGAGACGGGTGTGTGCGATCGCATCCTTAATGACTATCAGGATGTGGTTATGGGAATTGCCTTTTCCCCAGATGGTCAAACCTTTGCGACAGGCAGTTTCGACAAAACGGTACGCATCTGGAATGTGGCATCTTGGGAGTGCCGAGCGATCTTTTCAGCCGATTCGTCGGTGCATTGTGTAGCGTTTAGCCCAGATGGTCAAACCCTCATCAGTGGAGGAGATAACGGGACACTACAATTATGGGATTTGAGAACTCAACAGTGTATTAAAGTATTGGAATTACCAGCACTCTATTCAGGCATGAATGTTCGGGGAGCAAGAGGGCTAAATGCGGCACAACAGTCCATGCTGCTGAAGTTAGGTGCGATTGCTAGGTAA
- a CDS encoding NB-ARC domain-containing protein translates to MEIEQALKLASDLLVQHSMRPLSDVEAALLRGTWENLTYGSIAEKTGYSSGYLCKNIGPILWRDLTLATGQPVGKNNVRAVLERLAEQKRSDSVPTTQAGSQSAVQSNVQSPPPQDCPFCETDWGEAMEIPIFLGRFIEQETLSQWISRDRCRFILLLGMGGIGKTTLAIKVAHQVQSDFEFVIWRSLRNAPPALELLVDLIKFLAQKQDVETPCSVEAAGLLLLQYLRKHRCLLILDNAETILQAGNRYGYYRSGYEDYSRLFQQICETAHMSCLVVTSRERPRDLVSKVGINLPVRSLVIKGLSYIEGRDLVSSAGHFTGDLVAWHLINERYAGNPLALKIAASFIHEICNGDLYEFLAILGRSSFIFDDIRDLLDQQFKRLSPNEKTVMFWLAIKREPITIQALAENFLLPIPPLELLQVVFALQGRALIERVEVKQTVNQQTAVEKTAIEKLESWLTQQPVVMEYVTAVLIEQLCEQICNWPVGGAIASLHYLRYYALLQALAPDDVQSMQRRFILQPVLEKLKAHFGDDTQIQQHLLQITHALRGLPPQETGYGAGNIINLLRHLHVDFQGCDFSNQTVWQARLQDLPLYNVNFSQSDLSKSCFSQNFGWIQTVAFSPNGDYLAGGDSSGLIHLWNCKTEQRQLVLKGHQSHINAIAFSPNSQYLVSGSFDGAVKLWRIRDGQCLFTTTGHTNITTGVTFRNDGHQFASCSIDGTIKLWNTENGECITTFTVASLPIRGLVFTQDQRYLISGCADHLIRVWDTATGKCVRVLQGHSAAIRAIDISPDGQTLVSAGDDNTVKIWKMRSNQCLHTLDGHQQVIFSVAFAPNGSMIASAGADQTVRLWNVANGQCLACFREHTSIVFSVAFSSDGNTLASGSMDRVVKLWSVAKRCCFRTFSGHKNVIWSVAVFPQPVEPVQTFDEILDSTNARSPHSSNAVVATGSFDGKIRLWDILDGQCFCTMSHLGEVLALALSPDGTTLISGNASHQSSLKFWDIQNQTCLKTISAHVNMAKTLCFSHSGLLFASGGGDKTVQLFHCNESHPYRKLEGHQDTILSIAFSKNDALLVSGSIDQTARIWDVQTGQCLQILTGYHNPVISVKFHPHEPILLTGGIDSLKLWSLQDQQWQPMLTIREGYTVVAAIAFTVDGKLMATGSFDRTVRLWDFASQKCLRIIQTPCCIYSVTFSADDRFLIGSGDDGSVRVWQVETGDCFRVIKLPDLYAGMNISAAQGITKAQQEMLLSLGAVC, encoded by the coding sequence ATGGAGATTGAACAAGCACTGAAACTTGCCAGTGATTTGCTTGTCCAACACTCGATGCGCCCGTTGAGTGATGTGGAAGCTGCGCTTTTGCGAGGAACCTGGGAGAACCTGACCTATGGGTCGATTGCTGAAAAAACAGGTTACTCTAGCGGCTATTTGTGTAAAAATATCGGTCCCATCCTGTGGCGAGACCTAACTCTAGCGACGGGACAGCCTGTGGGTAAGAATAACGTCAGGGCAGTGTTGGAGCGGCTGGCAGAACAGAAGCGTTCAGACAGTGTGCCCACCACGCAAGCTGGCTCACAATCTGCTGTGCAGTCGAACGTACAGTCGCCTCCCCCTCAAGATTGTCCCTTCTGTGAGACAGATTGGGGTGAGGCGATGGAAATTCCCATCTTCCTGGGGCGATTTATAGAACAAGAAACCTTAAGCCAATGGATTAGCCGCGATCGCTGTCGATTTATCTTGCTTTTGGGGATGGGAGGCATCGGCAAAACGACTCTTGCAATCAAAGTGGCACATCAGGTTCAGTCTGACTTCGAGTTTGTCATCTGGCGTAGCTTGCGTAACGCACCGCCTGCCTTAGAACTACTAGTAGATCTGATCAAATTCCTTGCCCAGAAACAGGATGTGGAAACTCCCTGTTCTGTTGAAGCCGCTGGTTTACTGTTGCTCCAATATTTACGCAAGCATCGCTGTTTGCTGATTCTAGATAATGCGGAAACGATATTGCAAGCAGGCAATCGCTACGGTTATTACCGATCGGGCTACGAAGATTACAGTCGCTTGTTTCAACAGATTTGTGAAACCGCGCACATGAGCTGCCTCGTAGTTACCAGTCGAGAACGACCGCGCGATCTGGTTTCCAAAGTAGGGATAAATCTACCTGTGCGATCGCTCGTGATTAAAGGGTTGTCCTATATCGAGGGACGCGATCTAGTCAGCAGCGCGGGTCACTTTACGGGCGATTTAGTGGCGTGGCACCTCATTAATGAACGTTACGCAGGTAATCCACTGGCACTTAAGATTGCCGCCTCGTTCATTCACGAGATTTGTAACGGAGATTTGTATGAGTTTTTAGCGATTTTAGGGCGATCGTCTTTCATTTTTGACGACATTCGCGATTTATTAGACCAACAATTTAAACGCTTGAGTCCAAACGAGAAAACGGTGATGTTTTGGCTTGCCATCAAGCGAGAACCCATCACCATTCAAGCATTAGCAGAAAACTTTTTGTTGCCCATTCCACCTCTAGAATTACTTCAGGTTGTGTTTGCGCTGCAAGGTCGGGCTTTGATTGAAAGGGTAGAAGTTAAGCAAACAGTTAATCAGCAAACAGCCGTTGAAAAAACAGCGATTGAGAAGTTAGAAAGTTGGCTTACCCAGCAACCCGTTGTCATGGAATACGTGACAGCGGTTCTAATTGAACAGTTATGCGAACAGATTTGTAACTGGCCAGTCGGTGGGGCGATCGCATCACTCCACTATTTGCGCTACTATGCTTTGCTTCAGGCACTCGCACCCGATGATGTCCAGTCCATGCAGCGTCGTTTTATCCTACAGCCTGTACTGGAAAAATTAAAAGCGCACTTTGGCGACGATACGCAAATTCAACAACACCTGCTGCAAATTACCCATGCGCTTAGAGGACTTCCACCCCAAGAAACGGGGTATGGAGCAGGAAATATCATCAACCTGCTACGTCATCTGCACGTCGATTTTCAGGGATGTGATTTTTCTAATCAGACCGTTTGGCAAGCCCGCTTACAAGATTTGCCCTTGTACAATGTGAATTTTTCCCAGTCCGATTTATCAAAATCATGTTTTTCACAAAACTTTGGCTGGATTCAAACGGTTGCCTTTAGCCCCAATGGGGATTACCTGGCTGGAGGCGATAGCTCTGGTCTGATTCATCTTTGGAATTGCAAAACAGAGCAACGTCAATTGGTGCTAAAGGGACATCAAAGCCACATTAATGCGATCGCCTTTTCTCCCAATAGTCAGTATCTTGTCAGCGGTAGCTTTGACGGAGCGGTTAAACTTTGGCGTATCCGTGACGGTCAATGTCTTTTTACCACTACGGGTCACACGAATATCACGACAGGAGTGACCTTCCGCAATGATGGTCATCAGTTTGCCAGTTGTAGTATTGATGGAACGATTAAGCTCTGGAATACAGAGAATGGAGAGTGTATCACAACGTTTACGGTTGCCTCATTGCCCATTCGTGGTCTTGTCTTTACCCAGGATCAGCGTTATCTCATCAGTGGTTGTGCAGATCATTTGATTAGGGTATGGGATACTGCAACGGGAAAATGTGTTCGAGTATTGCAAGGGCATTCTGCTGCAATTCGTGCTATCGATATCTCACCTGATGGTCAAACTCTTGTCAGTGCAGGGGATGACAATACGGTGAAAATTTGGAAGATGCGATCGAACCAGTGTCTACACACGCTAGATGGACATCAACAAGTTATTTTCTCGGTTGCTTTTGCACCCAACGGCAGCATGATTGCTAGTGCCGGAGCCGATCAAACCGTCAGGCTTTGGAACGTAGCTAATGGTCAATGTTTGGCTTGTTTTCGAGAACATACCAGTATCGTGTTTAGTGTTGCCTTTTCAAGTGATGGCAATACCCTTGCAAGTGGCAGTATGGATCGGGTGGTTAAGCTGTGGAGCGTTGCCAAACGTTGCTGCTTCAGAACGTTTTCAGGTCATAAGAACGTGATCTGGTCTGTCGCTGTTTTTCCTCAGCCTGTTGAGCCAGTTCAAACGTTCGATGAGATATTAGATTCGACAAATGCCCGATCTCCACACTCAAGCAATGCTGTAGTGGCAACGGGCAGCTTTGATGGCAAGATTCGGCTGTGGGATATTTTGGATGGTCAATGTTTTTGTACAATGTCCCATTTAGGCGAGGTTCTCGCACTGGCACTTAGCCCCGATGGAACGACTCTAATCAGTGGTAATGCTTCCCATCAATCATCCCTGAAATTTTGGGATATTCAAAATCAAACCTGCCTGAAAACGATTTCCGCACACGTTAACATGGCTAAAACACTCTGCTTCAGCCATAGTGGTCTGCTGTTTGCTAGCGGGGGTGGAGACAAAACTGTTCAGCTATTTCATTGCAACGAAAGTCACCCTTATCGCAAATTGGAAGGACATCAGGACACCATTCTTTCGATCGCCTTTTCTAAAAATGATGCGCTCCTGGTAAGCGGTAGTATTGATCAGACTGCAAGGATTTGGGATGTGCAAACAGGGCAGTGTTTACAGATTCTAACGGGTTATCACAATCCTGTTATATCCGTAAAATTTCATCCTCATGAACCGATCCTGCTCACTGGAGGAATCGACTCCCTCAAACTCTGGTCTTTGCAGGATCAGCAGTGGCAGCCCATGCTGACGATTCGTGAAGGGTATACCGTTGTGGCGGCGATCGCGTTCACGGTTGATGGAAAACTGATGGCAACGGGTAGTTTTGATCGAACAGTTCGTCTCTGGGATTTTGCTTCTCAAAAATGTCTCAGAATCATTCAAACTCCGTGCTGTATCTATTCAGTGACGTTTAGCGCAGATGATCGATTTTTGATTGGTAGTGGCGATGATGGTTCTGTTCGAGTTTGGCAAGTTGAAACTGGGGATTGTTTCAGAGTCATTAAGTTGCCCGATCTGTACGCAGGTATGAATATCAGTGCTGCTCAAGGCATTACGAAAGCTCAACAAGAAATGTTGCTGAGTTTGGGTGCTGTGTGTTAA